In Uranotaenia lowii strain MFRU-FL chromosome 2, ASM2978415v1, whole genome shotgun sequence, one genomic interval encodes:
- the LOC129749347 gene encoding uncharacterized protein LOC129749347, with protein MHLADSDTGGNMREADGRNTGAARGSRMISPEQNSSSSTSESSAPAIIGTTTDYSPNPKPPLALEKDTNSTASSYIPAFTVTVLENSQPSQLTSICPSVGPVESTVTATVHQASLPAAAIIIGRQVSGSSTEGNMPYSGNGGSGFRSSFNGRVPFARMLSSNPSSDRRSGNAGAEIYPISASSSIAS; from the exons ATGCATCTTGCAGATTCGGATACGGGTG GTAACATGCGGGAAGCAGACGGAAGAAATACTGGAGCAGCTAGAGGTTCAAGAATGATTTCTCCGGAACAAAATTCCTCTTCATCGACTTCTGAATCGTCAGCTCCGGCCATCATCGGAACAACCACAGACTACTCGCCGAACCCAAAGCCACCGCTAGCACTCGAAAAGGATACGAACAGCACAGCCAGCAGCTACATTCCAGCATTCACAGTTACTGTACTCGAGAATTCCCAGCCCTCTCAGCTGACTTCGATTTGCCCATCTGTTGGCCCCGTAGAATCAACCGTGACTGCAACCGTTCATCAAGCTTCGCTACCGGCTGCGGCCATCATTATTGGAAGGCAAGTTTCCGGTAGTTCTACCGAAGGCAACATGCCATACAGTGGCAACGGGGGATCCGGTTTCCGTAGCTCCTTTAATGGACGCGTTCCATTCGCTCGTATGCTTTCCAGCAACCCTAGCAGTGATCGGCGCTCCGGGAATGCCGGTGCTGAAATCTATCCTATTTCGGCATCTTCGTCGATTGCCAGCTAG